The Diceros bicornis minor isolate mBicDic1 chromosome 8, mDicBic1.mat.cur, whole genome shotgun sequence genomic interval ATGGCACCTCAGTAGAGGATGCATGGTGGTAACACACTTTTAAGCCAAGGATCTCACAGGCAAGCCTGATGCAAATATTTCTAACTTCCCAAGATTGACGTTTCTTAGAGCAGTTCTTCTGCAAGcaacagcagacctacctttgctTGCTAATTGCTTTCAGTAAATTCTGGATGGTCTGGGACTCTGGATTCAGACATCTTTTCTCCCCATTCTTTTTCATTGTGGCACTGTAGAAGTAAATAGGaatggaaatatttaaaacaatgttgTACCAATAAAACAGATGGAATATACAGTTTTTAAGTCATACATTTAAGTTTCACCCTAGATGTTTCTCTTTGCTATATAGAAGTCTTAGAATCATCACAAACTCTTTACCAATTTGTGGTCATCAtcacatatttaatatatgatTACAACCAGGGAGGTGATCAGATGGGATTTTACTCACATGATCTCAACACGTGGACAAGATTGACTTGCAGGaatcatttcaattttttctaaGGATCTTCGATGAACAGGTCGATCACTAATCTTAATGCAGGCACAGCGTGTAGTTCTAGACAGAGGTATTCCTGTGGGAAAAGAGACAGGTACAGCAAGAGAGGTTAATGCAGTTTTCATTTTAGGCATTTAATGTGGATTGGGTAGTACTTAGCAGAACCTGCATCCCCATGTCATCACATAGTCACTTAATCTGAGAAGGAGTGATCCCATTATAATGCAGCTCTGAATAATTAGTTGATTATTTGAAAAAATGGAAACGTTTTGATTTTAAGATCATACCCTTGAGCACAGTTCATATGGTTAACTAAGCTGAGTTAACTAAGAAGGTATCTGTGTCATCCTCTCCTCATTCCCTCACATTTTCTCTGTctgtcctccctctttcccttcctcttctgctcccacccttctcctcctctttgttttactCCACTTGCTTCTCTGACTATAAACTCTGTGGCCAGAGGGAATTTCTGCTCATTTACCTTTCATTTATAGGTAGGCTACGAAA includes:
- the CXCL10 gene encoding C-X-C motif chemokine 10, which produces MNQSAVLIFCLIFLTLSGTQGIPLSRTTRCACIKISDRPVHRRSLEKIEMIPASQSCPRVEIIATMKKNGEKRCLNPESQTIQNLLKAISKQRSKRSHQTRREA